Genomic window (Canis lupus dingo isolate Sandy chromosome 6, ASM325472v2, whole genome shotgun sequence):
GGAGTGGGGGTTGGGTGGCCCTGGATCTGCCAGGCACTGATCCtgctttatcatctttttttttttttttttttaagattttatttattctcaggagacacagagagagaggcagagacacaggcagagggagaagcaggctccacgcagggagcctgatgtgggactcaatcctgggtctccaggatcacgtcctgggtaGAAGGAAGACGCTGAACCGCGGAGCCCCCGGACGTTCCCCTGCTTTATGATCTTATAAATTATGTCAAAGACCCAGTGAGGagtcaggttttttgtttgtttccacgGCTCTGCATTAGGCTCACATTGCTAGGGGACAGGTCCTGTATCAGCCAGCGGCTGTGTGAACAGGGTTAGAAACCTACTCTGTCTGCCAGAGGGTGGCGGTGGGAGTTCCTACCCCAGTGCCCCACCCCAGGACCTTCAGAGGAACGGGGCTAGCCTGGCTAGAGCAAAGTTTGCTGTGGACTGAGTGTCAGGGGAATGGGGGGAAGCAAAGGCCTTGAGGAGTCCCAACCGGTTTGACCTGAGCCCAGGAACTTGGCCATTGGGGGTGGGCGGTGCTGGTATTTGTCAGCAAAAGACGTGAGAATTCAAGCTGGTAGCGCCCAGCGGGAAGGATGGAGGCAGGTTCCAGGAGGGAGCGAACGCACACAAGTGCTTTGTGAACGGTGTCGCTGTGTGAGAGCACCCGGCCAGGGCCCCCTCATGTCAGCGCCCCcggtgcccccctcattgccccaTCGCCCCTCGGCAACGGTTCTGTCCAAGGCTTTGGGGATCCACACCCTGCCCAGACCCGGGACTATAACCAAGGAACTGTCCCCATTTCAGAGTCCCGGGCCCCTGTCCCTGGTGCGCGAGGGTTGGGGTGGTGCCCTAAGGTGCCCCGAGGTGCCCGCCCGCAGCCCACAGAGCACACAGGCGCCGGTGCCGCTTGACCCGTGTTTATTGACACGCGGGGATGTGGGCGGGGGAGCGGGCTCAGCGGTACTTCTCCGTCAGCACCACCGCCACGCCCGTCAGGAACTTGTCCCACGCCGCCTGCATCTCCACGGTGAACTCGTCCTGCAGGTGGGAGGCCAGCACCACCTGGAAACACTGGATCAGCAGCTGCGGGGGCACAGGTGCTGGTGAGGGCGCTGCCTCCGCGGGccctgctgcccccccacccccacccccccgaggCCGCGGCGCGCTCACCGGGAAGTTGGAGGGGTCCACGCGCAGCACCTGGGCGTGCAGGTCGGCCAGCGGCCTCAGCGCGGCGCGCAGGTTGTCCAGGTGCTGCACGGCCACGCCCACCGCCTCCAGCATGCGCCGCCCGTGGCTCAGCAGCTGCGCCTTGTCGGCGCAGGAGCCCAGGTGCGGGAAGTAGGTCTTGGTGCTGGGGTACACGGTGAAGAGCCTGCGCGCCGGGCGCCGGTGAGGacggccgccccccaccccgggcacccCGGGtaccccccggcccccgcccccagcgcccccaggcaccccggcccgcgcccccgccgcagCCCACCTGAGCAGCAGCTCCGCCCCAAAGGCCGCCTCGTGGCCCGCGATCAGGTCCCAGACCTGCGCTACCTGGGCGCGCTCCTGGGCGCTGAGCATGGCGCTGCCGGGGCTGCTCTgcgccctcccgccccgcccgcctCCTTATAGCGGCCCCCCCGCGCCCAGGCGCCGCCCGCGCTTATCTGCGGGGCCCACCGTGGGGGGCGGCCCAGCGCAGGCCGCAGCGGGTGCGGAACCGCAGGCagagccggggcgcgggggcgcggggggccgcaCACTCGGGGAGCAAAGGTTCTCGCCCCCGCGCCCCCGTCCCTCCCCTGCTTCCCGCCAACATGCAGAACGCGGGAGCCGCTCCGTCCTCAGCCTTTTATTGGGGACACGCGGGAGGGACGCAGGGGAGGGCGCTCGGGGCCGCAGCCGGGGGCGCTCAGCGGTACTTCTCGGTCAGGACGCAGGACACGAGCGACAGGAACTTGTCCCACGCGGCGTGGGCGTCGGCCGTGAGGTCGGCGGGGAAGTGCGAGGCCAGGGTGACCAGCAGACAGTGGGACAGCAGCTGCGCCggagggagggcctgggtgaGCGCGGGAGGcgcctggggaccctggggaccctggggaccccccccccccgcccaccttgaAGTTGACCGGGTCCACGCGCAGGATGTAGGCGTGCAGCTCGCTCAGCCTGGACAGGGCGCCCGCCACGTCGTCGAGGCTGCGCACCGCGTCGCCCAGCGCGGCCACCACCTTGGCGCCGTGCGCCCTCAGGTGCGCCGAGCCCGCGCGCAGCTCGAAGTGCGGGAAGTAGGTCTTGGTCTGCGGGAAGCTGGCGAAGAGCCTGCGGGCCACGGCGGCGCCACTGACGCGTGGGAAGCCCCGTCCTCCCCCCACGACACGTTGTAACGGATGTTTTAGGACAGAAACAGGGACGCGAACCTCCCCGTGGACCCGCACGCCCCGGTGTGGCACAAGGGCAGGCCCGCCTGGCCGACTCTCCCCGGTCCCCGGGCCCCCACCCCGGGGCGTGGCACAAGCCCACCCCAGCGGCCCATGGCTCAgcagttccttccttccttccttcactcactGCGTGGAGGTGGGGGAGACCTGGGTGCCAGACCCCTTCCCCATGCACCTCCCCTTCCTGCGCACTGaccctgtgccccccaccccgggcctcaCTAACCCTCACTGTCACCTCCTGGCCCCAGCGCAGCCCATCAGGCACTGACCTCTCCAGGGCCTCGGTGCCAATAGCATCCGCCTGGGTGGAGATCTTGCCCCACATGGACAGGATGATGGTCCTCTCGGCCTTGGTCAGAGACATGGTGGAGCTGAGTGGGAGCTGGGTGTGCTCAGGGCCGGCCTGTGGGGTGCTCAGCCCCCAGCATCCCTTTATATACcaggagccagggtgggggcCAGGCTGTGGCCACTGgcctggagaggggagagggccgtgggggtggggtgtcttATCAGACCCAGTGAGGACGGCTGGTCAGGGCCTGGTGGGACGCTGGGCTGAGGGGCTCTCACTCAGGCCTCCCCACTGCTGGGCCACAGGTCAGTCCAAGTTCCTGGGAGATAGGGGCCCAGGCCCGGGTGGAGAGTCGCCATGTCAGCCCGGCCCCGTGACTGGCCTCCACGCTCACTGTCCTTGTGATGGAAGGGTGACCTGGAGTGTGTCAGGCTCTCACAGAagcattctctcctcctccctctgcttctgctctatGGGGCCACCTTAGGAAGCACTTTACAGATGAGTGAACACAGGGTCACAGACGGAGACTGAGACCAGCTGTCACAGAGCATGACAGTCTTCACACACAGCCTGGATGACACGAGCTTACAGTCCCAACGGCCATGTTCCCACCACAGCCTCTACTCCTTATTTCTGTCTCTTTACCCTCCTAGCTTACACCCTTTTCCCTAATCCCCATAAGGTGCTTAACATGTTCCTTTAGTTACTATGTGTTCTTGCAAAGGGTCCATTTTTAGTCatgtattttaagttaaattatagcttgatttttaaaatttaatgtaatgaACATTTCTTTGTAAGCACACCTTTTTTGAAAGATAGGAAGTTTTAAGGGCTCCCTGTttagcggagagcctgcttctgcctctctctctgctcctccccctgattgtgctctctctctatcagaaaaataaatctttttttgttacattttatttattcatgagagacacagagagaggcagagacacaggcagagggagaagcaggctccacgcggggagcccagcgctggactcaatcccgggactccaggatcacgccctgggcggaaaggagatgctcagccactgagtcacccaggcgtccctgcattgtgcatatatttaaggtttttattttacttttaaaaatattttgtttatttaagagagaaagagtgagagagagtgtgtgtgtgtatgtgtgtgtgtgtgtaatcacgGAGACTATGCCTGAGAGCTCACATGGGGTGACTTATTGTTCCCATTCCAAGGGGGCCTCAGCTCTGGAGGGGGCCAGTTAGCACTTTGTCTTCAAAGGCTTCCTAAAAGCCACCATCATTGCTCATAAAAACAatgcataggggatccctgggtggctcagcggttcagtgcctgccttaggcccagggcgtgatcctggagacctgggatggagtcggAGTCcagcgtcgggttccctgcgtggagcctgctctctctc
Coding sequences:
- the LOC112640649 gene encoding hemoglobin subunit zeta-like, which gives rise to MSLTKAERTIILSMWGKISTQADAIGTEALERLFASFPQTKTYFPHFELRAGSAHLRAHGAKVVAALGDAVRSLDDVAGALSRLSELHAYILRVDPVNFKLLSHCLLVTLASHFPADLTADAHAAWDKFLSLVSCVLTEKYR
- the HBM gene encoding hemoglobin subunit mu, translating into MLSAQERAQVAQVWDLIAGHEAAFGAELLLRLFTVYPSTKTYFPHLGSCADKAQLLSHGRRMLEAVGVAVQHLDNLRAALRPLADLHAQVLRVDPSNFPLLIQCFQVVLASHLQDEFTVEMQAAWDKFLTGVAVVLTEKYR